The Cucurbita pepo subsp. pepo cultivar mu-cu-16 chromosome LG18, ASM280686v2, whole genome shotgun sequence nucleotide sequence TTCGCTCTCAGAGCTCAACTGACAAGCGAAGAATAGTATTTGTAAAACAGCGTCTGGGTTGGTCACCACCACCACTTTCTCACTGTCAGTAAAGAAAATGTAAGTGCCAAAAGGGCTATAAGGACTCAATTTGACAAAGCTTTTCAAAGTGTCTAGCAAAAGGTTAGTGTTTCCCATAAGATGGCAGGCAGCATTGCTTGCCACAGCCGACGCATTCCTCATCACCGTCATGAAGAATTCGGTAGCTACATTCCCATTCGACGCAGACCCGAGCGATCGTGAGTTCAGGGAGGTGAGGATGGTTTGCAGATGTGGTTGCAAGGAAGGTAGAGGAGCTAGATGGACTCGTGGAACGATGTCGTATCTCGTGACGAAGTGTACGAAATGGATGGACCATTTCTCCCTATTGAGAGCATGGGAGAAAATGAAGTTACCCACAAGGGGCGATCCAAATGTGATGCATTTTGGAGGAGTGAAGTTTGTGTTTGAGTTTCTTTGCTGTTCTAACAGCCAAATGGTTGCAAGAATGGCTATCGGACCTCCGGCTGAGTGGCCGGTAAACACTACAGGCTTGTTCGCTTTGAGAACCTGATAAACAGAATCCGAGTTTCAACAGTTAAAAAGAAGCGAAGAATGCATAAAACGGAAGAACAGGACAAGGAATAAATTGGGGGAAATTCTGGGAAAAGTAACTTACGTCCTTGAGCTTCCCTAAAATGGCCTCAAATCGCCGGAAAAATGCGGAATTGACCTCGGCGTATTCATCGAGCCCGATGCTCCTGACGGAGGGGAAGAGCTGACGGTCGATCTTTGTCTCCCCGAAGGATGAATCGGAAGCAGAGAACCAGGCTTCCGGTGACCAAGATCCAGCGAAGCTGATGATGGAGAAATCTCGGGTTTTATCAAGGAGAAAGGGCTTATCAGCATGCTTGTGAGCTTTAACGGCGGCCGACCAGGCGTTTCCGATGAGCTCTTCCTTTAAACCAGTGGCGTCCTCCAGCCTCGAGTGAACCATTTTCTGCAGCTCCGATGGTGCTCTCCTCTCTGCTCTGCTGTGGTTTAGGTTGACGAAGACTCTGAGTGTTGGACTTCGGGTTGGGAATATAAGATAAATTATGGGATTCCCTGTTTACTGCTTGTCGTTTTTGTATCGCAAAAAGTAGTTTTGGATTGGGCGGCTTGTAAAGGAATCGATTAAACATCCACGAACTTTCCACCTTATTTCTCACACGTGACTTAGAAGAACATTTTAgttccaaaaaagaaaaagaataataataataaaagactCGAGACTAGAGAGAAACAACGAAAGCAAAATTGTCCTACTAACATACATATTTATTGGTGGTaaggttattacaaatgacatTAAACTCAAATACGAGCAATGTGCGAGAAAATATTGGATCCTAAAAGGAGAAGATGTTGGGTTGGATCCTAAAAgggtgaattgtaagatccaacatttgttggagagtAGAACAGAACGCCTCTGTCGCCTCGTagagacattttaaaatctcaagGTTGACAAACTATATATAATAGACCAAACCAAACAATATATACAAACTGTACTTCGACTATTACGTCATCATCCCAAAAATGAACAGGAAAGACGAAACGAGCAAAACCGGACattatctactagtagtgtaCTTGGATTGTTACGCCACTATCCCAAAAAAGGATAGGAAAGACATAACAGgtaaaagaggacaatgtttCCTAGTAGTAGATTTAGACGTAACTGgacaaaccaaaccaaacaaataatatctaaTGACGGTAGACTTAACTGAGCTAACCTCTTACGGGTTACCCAAtaggaaagagaaaatacaatcTCATTTCAAACCATAATAAACACAGCAAATGGGGATCTAAGCTCCCAAATAATCAACATTTACACAAAAAAAGAGTAACAAATAACTTTTACAACTTGAATTCCATGGTTACGTGAACTGGTCGCCATTGAGGAACCTTGGTTTCTTTGACGAACATGTGATTCGGTGCAGATACCCTTGGCAATGGTCGAAACCCACcatcggcggcggcggcggcggagacCCAGGAGTCAAGAAGTGGTGATCATGATCATCAACACGAAGCTTCCTCTTATGactcatcttcttccctcCATTTTCTCCTTCCATAATGAAGCAGTCTCTCAGTCGTTTCACATCAGACAATTTCACAGGCTTCACTATGAACTCCTCAGCCCCTTCCTTCAAGCAACTATCAAACAAAACCTTAAAACCCCTCCATTGAgtaacaaaacaagaacacagAGAAACAGGGGAAGTTCATACTTCTCTATTCGACCCATAATATTCTCCGATGACATTATCACAACAGGAATCTCCCGGAGAGCCGATGATTCCTGTTCATATCAATTCTCATCAGCACCCATTGATATAAACAACTCAATCAATCAACAACAACCAACCAACCTTGATCTTCTTCAGCAGTTCATATCCATTCATTTCAGGCATGGAATAATCTGTGATGATGAGATTCACCTTCAAATCCTGAAACCAACCCCACCATTAAACGCATAGTATAAATCATAAGCAAGCAAGTTAAAATTGCTTACACTAAACCGGACAGAATTGGTTTCCCCATCCAAACCCAGATATTGAAGAGCACTTCTCCCACTCTCAACAGCAGTCACTGCAAAAACCCCAAAATCAaaccaatccaatccaaaatcAATTCTCAAAACAAACCCATTATTCACCTTTACAAGACGAGATCTTCAGCAACCGCTCAATAACCTTCCGATCAACGAGGCTATCATCAACAGCAAGAACATGAATCTGGGTCAAACCACTCTGTTTCAAATCATCCTCAGAAACCCCAACAAGTTCGCCGGGAACCGCCGCCATGGCcggaaaagagagagaagagaaaaggggTTTGATgagaaagaggagagaaatGGGGTCATCTTATAAGGAAATGGGAAATGGTTGGTTTAATTAATGGGCGGAGTAAAAGCAGAGATTCGGAGGATCCAAAATTTCAGCGAGATCATAGTGGGAGAGGGTTTGTTAATTGTGATTTCATGATatttgagagagagacagCGAATCCAAATCCCGATGGCAGAGAAGATTAGAGAGCCACTTGTCAATTGTCGCCATGATCGGTCAAAACAGAGGGCGAAGGAAGCGAAGCAGAGTCAGAATCAAAGCGCTCTGCAGATTGTCCGTACGATCTCTACGATTTATTTcttatgatattattatttttaatccagttttcattttcatttgtagtataattttgtattatttaatttaaaacaattaaattagtGCAGAAGAAGCAAGGGTAAACGAAAATGGCGGCAGCTAAAGAGGAAAGCCGCCCAATGCAGCGGTGCAGAATCCAAAGAATGATACACTGTCAGGCGGCACCCCGGCGGTGATTCTTTAttctcaattcattcataaaagaaaaaataataataataaaaaataaagattaaaaaaaaaaaaaataatcatgtACTGTAAAtgtatttcaattaaaaaagattatagtttaatttaagttaatttaataagcaaaagatttcaaaagtctctaatttaaattttcgtattaattttaaattattttgttaatctcgtatcaaattaaatcttttatgatattaattagaatttttaattgatatattgtgcgtaatagaaaattttaaaatattattaaaaaattgaataggtTTGACAGTCAAAGGACAAAACAGTCATTTCAGCGTAGCATGCACtagtaattttgaaaaatcgaaaGCGCGCCTGTTGTGCTTTGAATCACGCTCCCTCTTCTCTCAACGGTTCTTCAAATCTTCTGTTTCAAATGATTCCCTCCCATTCTCAACTGCATATaatctcttcttctccaatctTCAATTCCATCGTATAGCTATGGCTAATCTTCTTCTATCGGATTCTTCTTCGAAAGCTTATAGCCGGAAGCAGAAATCCCTCGGTCTGCTCTGCTCCAAGTTCGAGCTCGTCTCTCTTTCCTTTAAATTTATCGATTAATTCATATACATCTCGCTTAATGTATCTTCTGGCTTGTAGTTTTTTGAGGTTGTATGATCGAGGTGATGTTCACTCAATCAGCCTCGACAATGCCGCCTCTCGGCTAGGTACGTATGTTCTTACTGCCTGTATTTTACTTTGGTAGTTGGCCGGTGCCTGAATTCAAGAATTTTTGCGACTTTCATTTGCAGGTGTTGAGAGGCGACGGATCTACGACATTGTCAACGTTTTAGAAAGTGTTGGAGTAAGGAATTGGTTGctgttgtttgtttgtttgtttattttcttcgATGTAcgtttttgtgtttttattttagcaATTTTCGTATGATTACAGATTCTTTGTAGAAAGGCCAAGAATCAATATAGTTGGATAGGATTTTCTGGCATTCCCAAGGCACTACGGCAACTTAAGGTATCTGCATTGTTTTGTTAAGATTCATATTTAagtctttttttgttaatggCCGTAGTTTTTTGTTACTCTCTGTAACAGGAAGAAGATATGAAGGGAAATAGCTTTGCCATAGCTGCGTATGATCACTCAAGAGTAGGTCGAATTGTCACTAAAACAGTCCTTTTTactattataaaatttgttttggatttcataatcacaactttttttttttttttttgggaattaGTTGATAGATGAAGATGAAACATGTTCAGATCTCACTTCTGTGAGCCAAGAGTCAATCCCTATGATGTCTAAATCTTCAGCCTCAGTGAGATGTGGTACACTGCAAAGCTTTACTTCGATTCGATTCATCTATCATTTGGAACTGAGGATAGTCACTTTTTGGCAACAACATTTTTCTTATGATTACTGCAATTTTTGTTcccaattttgaaattttgaaatttttaattgcttttgcactttttctctttcattttctttttcaaagtGCATCAGAAAATCGGAGGGCTTGCACCGCTTAcgaaatgtgttttttttttctttcacttttctttctttctagtGGCGTCAGAAAACCGGAGGGAAAAATCTCTTGCACTTCTTACGCAGAATTTTGTCAAGCTCTTTGTCTGTTCTAACGTGAGTCAACTGGCAAGATGACACTTTTAATTCAGTGATTATGTTTGTTCTTTTGTGGAAATAAtctgaaaatttgaaactctAAATGCAGGCACATCTGATTTCACTCGATGAAGCGGCAAAATTACTGCTAGGCGATGCACAAAGTGAATCCGTAATGAGAAGTATGAACCTCTACTGGtgagaattttgaaatatttttttgttttaacaGGGTAGGTTGTTAGCTAATTTCTTATTGTTCCTTCAACTTTGCAGGCAAAATCAGACGCCTTTACGATATTGCAAATGTGTTGGCTGCAATTCATCTTATTGAAAAGGTAAAGTGATCTGATCTAGTTCAACCCCTTGGccaaatttctttcttttctgataAAAACACACTTCCTAATCTACTTGTGAAAGAAATGACTgcataatttaaacttttgaacCTACAATTGACAGACGCAAACCGTTGATACCAGAAAGCCTGCATTCAGGTGGTTAGGATTTAGAGGTAAAGTTGAGAATTGTCGTGCAGGCAAGCCAATTCCATGTGGTTCAAAGAAAAGGACTTTTGGAACCGATATAACTAATATCAACTTGAAGAGAAACAAAGTGGTCAATTCATTTGATCTGAATAAGAGCCCCAATTCCCAGAAACATATGCATGTGCATCTTGAGGGTTGTAGAGTTGAAGTAGATTTGAACCAAAGTGGCAAATTTGAGCGCCATCCAAATTCTAAGAGCTTCATATTTGGACCCTTTTCTCCCATTGCTAGATTGGAAGTTAGAGCTTCTAAAAATGACGTGAAACGGTTTCGTCATAACTGGGTGAGCCTTGCCTCAACTTATCATCCTCAGTATCAGAACCAAGGTATGTTCCATTCTAATTTCTCTTTGAAGGACCTCATGTTGAGTGAACTACTAATTAGAAGACAATAATGAACATACCAGTAGCTCTCCTTCCTATGATTTTGCAGCTTTAAGAGAATTATTCTCTCATTACAAGGATGCCTGGAAGTTATGGTACTCTGAAACTGTGAACAgatcatcaatacaaattccTGAGGCATAAATCTTGTCACCCAACATCGATCAACCAACTATAGCATTGAAGTCATCCTTTTGATGATTGGTTTTTTTTGTAGCTTGGGATCCTTGTCAACCAACATCTATCAAGTATAGTATTCAAGTCGTTCTTTTGTTGAACTGAATTTTGGAGCATAGGGTTCTTGTATGATGCAGTGCACAGCTTGGCTGTGTCAACTCCGATCTCTGGAGGCCATCTACCATCACAAGATACCGCCTAGGAACCCCTAATGACTTGGAAAGTCTGTGTGGTTGATCAAGCTGAGCTTTCGAATAGCTAGTTTTTCTACGAATATGTAGTTTATTGTCTGTATTTTGCATAATTGAATCAATGTAAGCCAATTTCAAACAGATCTCAGTTAATAGAAGTCTCCAACTTTTGATGCCTCCACATCCGTTTCTCGAGTTGAACATGGGTTATacgaaacaaaaatataccgacccttttgtttggtttggttttttcaTAGAATTATCTCCTCTTGAACACTCATGTTGAGAGTCTTGTTTGGGAGTACAATGCTGTTTGTCACCACTACTTCGTCCTCAACCGCGACCGCTTCACCTAGACAATAGAACCGATGTTTGCCATGTTAGAACCACAGCCATGAAATACAGAAgcttttttttaagagaaaaagtgAGGTAAAGGGTAAGACCTAAAATTGTAACTCCTCGCTTTGCATAGTAATCTCCATCAGCCTAGCAGTAGCATAAGAGTAGTATTCATGATATAGATGTTATCAGCTTCTTAATGGAGAAATTAAAACccgaaaacaaaacaagaaagcACATATCTCGACTTGCCTGTACACGAGACCATCGACCAATGGAAGATTTCCACCCAACAATGGCGTGAATGACAACTGCATTATCCTGACGagccaaaagaaaataagctTCGAGTTGAAgtccaaattttatttacaaaaataaatccatACTTGAatttcaacatcatcaaggatgATACAGCTGATGAGCCTAGAACCAGCTCCAATTCGAGCATTAGCCGATATTGAGACATTAGGACCAATCTGCATAACGACAGACGAGAGGCCAACTTAAAAGTTTAATCTAAATGAAAGcagaaaaataacaaaattaactACAGGATTTGGAAGGTTACCTTGGCTGTTGGATGTACTTTAGCTGAAGGA carries:
- the LOC111780155 gene encoding two-component response regulator ARR5-like; its protein translation is MAAVPGELVGVSEDDLKQSGLTQIHVLAVDDSLVDRKVIERLLKISSCKVTAVESGRSALQYLGLDGETNSVRFSDLKVNLIITDYSMPEMNGYELLKKIKESSALREIPVVIMSSENIMGRIENCLKEGAEEFIVKPVKLSDVKRLRDCFIMEGENGGKKMSHKRKLRVDDHDHHFLTPGSPPPPPPMVGFDHCQGYLHRITCSSKKPRFLNGDQFT
- the LOC111780154 gene encoding E2F transcription factor-like E2FE, which codes for MANLLLSDSSSKAYSRKQKSLGLLCSNFLRLYDRGDVHSISLDNAASRLGVERRRIYDIVNVLESVGILCRKAKNQYSWIGFSGIPKALRQLKEEDMKGNSFAIAAYDHSRLIDEDETCSDLTSVSQESIPMMSKSSASVRCVASENRREKSLALLTQNFVKLFVCSNAHLISLDEAAKLLLGDAQSESVMRSKIRRLYDIANVLAAIHLIEKTQTVDTRKPAFRWLGFRGKVENCRAGKPIPCGSKKRTFGTDITNINLKRNKVVNSFDLNKSPNSQKHMHVHLEGCRVEVDLNQSGKFERHPNSKSFIFGPFSPIARLEVRASKNDVKRFRHNWVSLASTYHPQYQNQALRELFSHYKDAWKLWYSETVNRSSIQIPEA